Below is a genomic region from Plasmodium reichenowi strain SY57 chromosome Unknown, whole genome shotgun sequence.
GTTTTTGTTTTTCCAGCTCTTATATCCTAAACTTCCAAATAAACCACCTAAGGTTATAGCCAAAGCAACAGCAGCAGTAGATATGAtgattttctttttcttcaaaAGTTTTTCTAATGTTCTGTCGATATCCTTCAACGCTCTCTTATCATCATTTGCAGAAAAAAGGTTAAGAGTTAAAACACATCCTAATAAGCTAACGATTAAGATAATGTTTAAAAGAACGGTATGCCTAGAAACCTTCATTTTGTCGGAAATCGgataagaagaaaaaaaataatataaaaataaagtttttttaaatatatatatatatatatatatgtatattctTTGTTCGTCTTCTTTGTGTTTGGGAATGtaaggaaaataattttcataaaaatatatatgtatcttttaaatataaaaaaaaaatatatattctgTCGAAAATAGtatgtaaaataataatcgataaaagaaaaaaa
It encodes:
- a CDS encoding early transcribed membrane protein 10.3; translated protein: MKVSRHTVLLNIILIVSLLGCVLTLNLFSANDDKRALKDIDRTLEKLLKKKKIIISTAAVALAITLGGLFGSLGYKSWKNKN